Proteins co-encoded in one Arachis hypogaea cultivar Tifrunner chromosome 13, arahy.Tifrunner.gnm2.J5K5, whole genome shotgun sequence genomic window:
- the LOC112733845 gene encoding mitochondrial uncoupling protein 5 → MGLKGFVEGGIASVVAGCSTHPLDLIKVRMQLQGETTQPALALHSTSTHAPPHPPAPKAGPIAVGIKLVQQEGVVALYSGVSATVLRQLLYSTTRMGLYDMFKNKWSDPNAGGSMSLSRKIAAGLIAGGIGAAVGNPADVAMVRMQADGRLPPAQRRNYNSVLDAITRMVKNEGVTSLWRGSSLTVNRAMLVTASQLASYDEFKEMILKKGLMRDGLGTHVTASFAAGFVASVTSNPVDVIKTRVMNMKVEPGAEPPYSGALDCAMKTVRAEGPMALYKGFIPTITRQGPFTVVLFVTLEQVRKLLKNF, encoded by the coding sequence ATGGGTCTCAAAGGTTTCGTGGAAGGAGGCATTGCTTCCGTCGTTGCAGGATGCTCCACCCACCCTCTCGACCTCATCAAGGTCCGAATGCAGCTCCAGGGCGAGACCACCCAACCCGCCCTCGCCTTACACTCTACCTCCACCCACGCGCCGCCGCATCCTCCCGCTCCCAAAGCCGGTCCAATTGCCGTCGGCATCAAGCTTGTGCAACAAGAAGGCGTCGTCGCCCTTTACTCAGGAGTATCCGCCACCGTCCTCCGGCAGCTCCTCTACTCCACCACCCGCATGGGCCTCTACGATATGTTCAAGAATAAGTGGTCCGATCCCAATGCCGGCGGCAGCATGTCACTATCACGGAAGATCGCGGCGGGGCTGATTGCCGGCGGAATCGGCGCTGCGGTTGGAAACCCCGCTGACGTGGCAATGGTCCGCATGCAAGCTGACGGAAGGCTCCCGCCCGCCCAACGACGGAACTATAATTCCGTGTTGGATGCCATCACAAGGATGGTTAAGAATGAGGGTGTCACTAGTCTCTGGCGCGGTTCATCATTAACGGTGAATCGCGCAATGCTGGTGACAGCCTCACAATTGGCCTCCTACGACGAGTTCAAGGAGATGATACTGAAAAAGGGATTGATGCGTGATGGGCTTGGGACCCACGTAACGGCGAGTTTTGCGGCGGGTTTCGTGGCATCCGTGACCTCAAACCCCGTGGACGTGATCAAGACTAGGGTGATGAACATGAAGGTGGAGCCAGGGGCGGAGCCGCCGTATTCCGGAGCGTTGGATTGCGCCATGAAGACGGTGCGCGCGGAGGGGCCTATGGCCCTATACAAAGGATTCATTCCTACGATTACGAGGCAGGGACCCTTCACGGTTGTGCTGTTCGTCACGTTGGAACAAGTTCGAAAGTTGCTGAAAAATTTTTGA